A stretch of DNA from Candidatus Methylomirabilota bacterium:
GCCCGTACCTCAAGGAAGCGGCCCGCCTGGCGACGCCTTTCCTGCGGGAGCGCATCGCGACGATCGTCTTCGCCGGGAGCCGGCTCGCTCAGGAGGTGCTCCTGACCACGCTGAAGGCGGCCGTGGAGCGCCCGCCCGCCGTCAGTAACGTGATCCGGGGCTACCGGGGCGGCTATCTCCCCGGTCGGCGCCGCGAGGTCGAGCGCGGGCTTCGCGAGGGCGAGGTGCTCGGCGTGGTCTCGACCAATGCGCTCGAGTTGGGGATCGACATCGGCCGCCTGGATGTCGCCGTACTGGCGGGCTACCCGGGGACGATCGCCTCGACCTGGCAGCAGGCCGGCCGGGCCGGCCGCCGGAGCGGGCTTTCGGCCGCCGTGCTCGTCGCCTCGTCGTCGCCCCTCGACCAGTTCATGGTCACCCATCCCGACTATTTCTTCGGGGCCTCCCCCGAGCACGGCCTCATCAACCCGGACAACCCCTACATCCTGGTGAGCCACCTCAAGTGCGCGGCCTTCGAGCTCCCGTTCGTCGACGGCGAGCCGTTCGGCGACCAGGACGTGGCGCCCTACCTGCGCCTCCTCTCCGAGGCGGGCGTGCTCCACGCCGCCGGGGGCCGCTGGCACTGGACGAGCGAGAGCTACCCCGCCGACCACCTCTCGCTGCGGGCGATCGGCAGCGACAACTTCGTCGTGATCGACACCACGCATCGCGAGCTGACCGAGGCCCGGGGGGCCCGGCAGCTCACCCGGAAGCGGCAAGTGATCGCCGAGGTCGACTGGAAGAGCGCCTTCGGGATGATCCACCCGAAAGCGATCTACCTCGTCGAGAGCGAGCAGTACGAGGTGCAGGAGCTCCACTTCCGCGAGGACGAGGAGAAGGTCGCCTACGTCAAGCGAGTGGCCGTCGATTACTTCACGGACGCGGTGACCGCCAAGGGCGTGTGGGCGCTGGACCGCTTCCGGGACGCGCGGACGGGAGCCGGCCAGGTCGAGCAGGGGGAGCTGCTCGTGGCCGAGCAGGTGGTCGGGTTCAAGAAGATCAAGTTCGACACGATGGAGAACGTCGGCGCCGGCGTGGTGGAGCTGCCGCAGCAGGAGATGCAGACGGCCGGGCTCTGGCTCACCATTCCGCCGGAGACCCTGGCCGCCGTCTCCCGGGACCGGGACGCCCTCGTGGACGGCCTCCGCGGTCTCACCCACCTCCTGCATCACCTCGCCCCGCTCTTTCTCATGTGCGACGTGCGGGACCTCGGCTCCTGGCTCGGCGACGCCCCGCCCGCCGCCACCTCCCCCCGGGACGGCCGGACGCCGGCGGTGCTCACCGCGCAAGGCACGCGCGCGCGCCTCCTGGCGGGCGAGCGCTTCGAGCCGACGGTCTACCTGTATGACCACCACCCGGGCGGAGTCGGGCTGACCGAGCGGCTGTTCGAGCTGCTCGCTCCGCTCGTCGCCCGGGCGCGCGAGACGCTGGCCGCCTGCCCCTGCCGGGCCGGCTGCCCCTCCTGCGTGGGGCCCGTGAACGAGGTGGGTCGCCAGGCCAAGCCGGTCGCCGCCGCGCTGGTCGATCGGCTCCTCGACTGAGAGCCCGTGAAGGAATTGCTGCAGGACGCGGGCGTGCAGGGACGACGGGAAGCTGCCGTGTGCAGCAGGCGCTCCCGCCCCAAGCGGGATTGAGGGCCGCGAGGGAATTGATGCGGGACGTGGCCGGGCGGGGACGACGAGAAGCCGCGGGCGGCTGGTGGGGGGGTTTGGGGGGGAGCGGCAGCAGGCGCTCCCGCCCCAAGCGGGATTGACCGGCCGCGCGTGATCGACGGCCGCTGTCCGCCGCGCCCCGCTCCGACGACGCGAGCTTCGGAGATCGGCCGGCTCCGGGAGATGCTGCGCCGACTCGAGACGCGCCCGCCGGCGCCCCGGCCGGCCGCGCCGCCGCGGGCCCTGCCGCTCGACCCCATCGAGACACCCCACGGCGTGGCCCTCTGCCGGGTCGAAGAGGTGGCGCTGCCGCCGGGTGTCGCCCGCGCCATCGAGCCGGCAGCGGGGACCGTGTTCCTCGACACGGAGACGACGGGGTTGGCCGGCGGGACCGGGACCTACGTGTTCCTGGTCGGGCTCGGGACGTGGACGCGGGCAGGGTTCCGCGTGACCCAGTACTTCCTCGGCGACCTCGGAGCCGAGGCCGCGTTCCTGGCCGCGGTCCGGGCGGCGCTGGCCGACGCCCGGCAGCTCGTGACCTTCAACGGGCGGACCTTCGACCTCCCGCTCCTCGAGACCCGTTACCTCCTCAGCCGGGCCCCGTGGTGGGGAGCCGAGATCCCCCACCTCGACCTCTACCCGATGGCCCGCGCCCTCTGGCGGGCCCACGTCGCCGATTGCCGGCTCACGACCCTCGAGGCGGCGCTGCTCGACCTCGACCGGGGAGACGACTTGCCGGGCGCGATGATGCCCGAGCTCTACTTCCGGTACCTCCGCTCCCGGGACACGCGCCCCCTTCCGCGGATCTTCGCCCACAACCGGTGGGACCTCCTGGCCCTGGCCGCGCTCGCCGCGCGAGCCGACGCGCTCCTGGCGGGACCCGACCCGCGCCACGATCCGCTCGAGTGGCTCGGGGCGGCCCGCTGGCTCGAGCGGCGGGATCCGGAGCGGAGCGTCGCGTTCTACGAGGCGGCCCTGGGGGCCGGGCTCCCGCCGGACACCCGCGCGCGGGCCGCCTGGCGGCTGGGTCGGCTCTGGCGTCGGGCCGGACGGCGCGCCGAGGCCCTGGCCCTGTGGGCGGGCATCGCCGCGGCCACCGAAGACGCGCCGCTCGGGCTCCTGGTGGACCTCGCCAAGCTCCAGGAGCACGTCGCCCGCGACTTCGCGGCCGCACTCCGCCTGACCCGCCGCGCGCTGGACCGCATCGACGCCAGCGACCTCGACGCCGTCGGGGAGCTGGTGGGCGGGGCCCTCGGCCACCGGGCGCGCCGTCTGGAGCGGCGCCTCCGGGGTCGGGTCCTGGCGGGCCTGGTACCGACCGCCGAGCGTCCCTGACCTGCGAGATGCTGTTGGGTTAACTCGGCGCCCCGCAATCGCCTGATCGCCGACGGATGGTGTTCGGTTCCGAGCGCGGGCTTCGCCCGCGCAACCTTCTCCTGGGGGAGGTCTGGGAGGGGGCCGTCGAGGCCCCCTCCCACGATCTAGATGTCCGCGAGCGGGAAGGCGACGACGTGGATCAGACTGGCGACCAGCCGGACGCGCGTCCCCGGCGGATAGATCGTGGTGGACGGCTGCACGGAGTGGACGCGGGCGCCCGACGGCAACCGCAGCCGATACAGGTTCTCCGAGCCATGGAACTGGCGCCCGATCACGACGACGTCGCCCTCCGGGTGCGGGATGAAGTCGATGTCGTCGGGACGGATCATGATGTCCACCGGGAGCCCCGGCGGGTGCCGGTCGGGATTCTGGAAGGTCCCGATCTCGGAGACGATCCCCTCCTCCTTCACCATGCAGCGGAGGAAGTCGGCCGAGCCCACGAACTCGGCCACGAAGCGGGTGGCGGGGTGATGGTAGACCTCATAGGGCACGTCGAGCTGCTCCAGGTGGCCGGCGTGGAGGACGCCGACCCGGTCGGCGAGCGTGAACGCTTCCTGCTGATCGTGAGTCACGAAGACGGCGGTGGTGCCCGTCATCCGGAGAATCTTCTCGATCTCCTCGCGCATGCTGGCCCGGAGGTCGGTGTCGAGGTTCGAGAAGGGCTCGTCCAGGAGGATGAGGGCCGGTGCCGGGGCCAGGGCCCGGGCGAGCGCCACGCGCTGCTGCTGGCCGCCCGACAGCTCGTGAGGGAACCGCCGGGCGAGCTCGGCGAGCCCCACGGTCTCCAGGACCTCGGCGACCCGCCGCAGCCGGGCGGCCCGTTCGAAGCGCCCGAGGCCGAACACGACGTTGTCGGCGACGGTGAGGTGAGGAAAGAGGGCGTAGTCCTGGAAGACGATCCCCACGCCCCGGGCCTCGGGCGCCACCGTCGTGCCGCCGCCCGCCATGCGCTGGCCGCGAATCTCGATGACGCCGCGGTCCGGGGATTCGAAGCCCGCGATCAGGCGGAGCGTCGTGGTCTTGCCGCACCCCGATGGGCCCAGCAGGACCAGGATCTCGCCGGGCTCGACGGCGAGCGACAGCCCGTCGACGGCGGGAGGGTCCGTGGAAGCGAAGCGCTTGCTGACGTCGCGGAGGCGGAGGAGGCTCACCGAGTCGGGAGATAGACCCAGATCTTCGACGCCGCCGCCAGCCCCAGCACGATGCGCGTGCTCCCGCCGGCGGCCGTTATCGTGCCGGCCCACGGCGCGACTTCCTCGATGTGAAGGCGCGCCCCGGGCTTCACCTCGTGCTTCCAGAGATGCTCGAGCAGGCGGCGGTCGGCCTCGGCTTCCTCGGTGATCCGCTCCACCACGACCGTGGTGCCTTCGCGCGCCTGATCGAGTGGGAAGGGGTGGGTCGGCGCCGGGCTGGGCATGCCGGGGATGGGATTGCCGTGGGGGCAGGTGCTCGGCATGCCGAGGAGAGCGGCCAGCCGCTCCTCCACGCGAGGCGACAGCGCGTGCTCGAGCCGATGCGCCTCTTCGTGGGCCTCGGCCCAGTTGAGCCCGAGGATGTCGGTGAGCCAGCGCTCGAGCAGCCGATGGCGCCGGGCCATCACCTCTGCCAGCGTCTTGCCCTTCCGGGTCAGGGAGATCTCCTTGCCGGCGCTCAGACGGATGTACCCGGCCCGGGCCATGCGCTGGAGGGCCTCGGTCACCGCCGGGGCCGAGACCCGCATGTGCTTGGCCAGCCGCGCGCCGATCACCACATGGCCGCTGCCCATGAGGTCGTAGATCGCCCCCAGATAATCCTGGACCGAGGCGGTGCTCTCGGCGGCGCGAACCCTGTCATTGGGGCTTGACGGCCGGCGCGTGTTAGGCATACTTAACCTCGCAGGCTAGGCAGCCCGATTTTCTGGCAGGGACATTGTAGCCCGGCCGTGCGCTCTCGTGCAAACGCCGGCGGGGACGAGGAGGACGCGATGCGACAGGACGGATCGACCCGGGCGCGGTGGGCGGCCGGCGTGCTCGGCGCCGTGGCCGTGCTCGCCCTGCTGCCGGGCCCGGCCTACGCCGCCGGGGCCGCCGAGGGGCGCGAGGTCGTGGTCTACACGGCCCGCATCGAGCAGCTCATCAAGCCGATGTTCGACGCCTTCACGGCCAAGACCGGGATCAAGGTCCGGCTGTTCAGCGCCAGCGAGGCCGAGCTGTTCGAGCGCCTCAAGGCCGAGGGAGCCAACACGCCGGCCGACGTGCTCATGACGGTGGACGTCGGAAACCTGTGGCTCGCCCAGCAGGCGGGACTGCTCCAGGGCTTCCAGTCGCCGATCATCGACAAGAACATTCCGCCTCACCTCCGGGCCAAAGGCAACGACTGGGTCGGCCTCTCGGTCCGGGCGCGCACGATCGCCTATAGCACCGAGCGGGTGAAGCCCGAGGAGCTCTCGACCTACGAGGCCCTGGGCGACGCGCGGTGGCGCGGTCGGCTGTGCCTCCGGACTTCCAAGAAGGTCTACAACCAATCCATGGTCGCGACGATGATCAAGACCCTGGGCGAGAAGCGGACGGAGGACGTGCTGCGGGGCTGGATGGCGAACGAGCCCCGGATCTTCTCGAGCGACGCCAAACTCCTGGAGGCGATCGCCGCGGGGCAATGCGACGTGGGACTCGTCAACACCTATTACCTCGCCCAGATCAAGGCCAAGGACCAGGCCTTTCCGGTCGCCCTCTTCTGGCCCAACCAGAAGGATCGGGGGGTGCACGTGAACATCTCCGGGGCCGGCGTGACCCGGTTCGCGAAGCACATGGTCCCGGCCATTCGGCTGATCGAGTTCTTGAGCTCGGATGATGCCCAGAACCTCTACGCCGACGTCAACTACGAGTACCCGGCCAACCCCGCCGTCAGGCCGAACGCGCTCCTCACCGCCTGGGGATCGTTCAAAGCCGACCAGGTGGACGTGGCGGCGGCCGGTGAGTTCCAGTCGGCGGCGGTGCGGCTGATGGATCGGGTCGGCTGGAAGTAGGCGGCGCCACCCCCGCGCCATCGAGATGACGCCGGCAGCCAGGGCGCCGGCGGTCTGGGCGACGCCCGGCCGGTGGGCCCGGGATATCTGGCCGTGGGCGGCGGGCGTGGTCGCGCTCCTGGTGGCCGCCCCCGTCCTGGTCGTCTGTTTCTCCCTCACCCGACCGAGCCCCGACGTCTGGCGGCATCTCTGGGAGACCCAGCTGCTCGAGCTCGTCGGGAACACGGCGGCACTGGTGATCGGCGTCGGGCTCGGGGTGGCCGTGCTCGGGACGACGCTGGCCTGGCTGGTGACGATGTACCGCTTTCCGGGCCGAGCGGTCCTGGAGTGGCTCCTGATCCTGCCTCTCGCCATGCCCGCCTATGTGTTCGGGTTCGTCGTCCTCGCGATCTTCGATTACACGGGCCCGGTTCAGCGCGCGCTCCGGGCGCTCCTCGGTCCCCGGCTCGCGCTGCCCGACCCCGCGTCGTATGGTTGCCTCGTCCTCGTCATGACCCTGGTCCTCTACCCTTACGTCTACCTGCTCGCCCGGGCCGCCTTCCTCGGGCAGTCGGAGGCGACCCTGGAGGCTGCCCGCGCCCTCGGGGTGAGCCGACGCGCGGTCTTCTGGCGGGTGGCGCTGCCGCTGGCGCGGCCGGCGATCGTGGCGGGGGTCACGCTGGCCCTCATGGAGGCCCTGGCGGATTTCGGCACGGTGGCGATCTTCAATTACTCGACGTTCACGGTGGCGATCTACCGGGTCTGGTTCGGCTTGTTCAACCGGCATGCCGCCACGGAACTGGCGAGTGTCCTGGTGCTCTTCACGCTCGGGCTCTCTCTCGCCGAGCGGGCTCTGCGGGGCGGCGCGCGCTTCGACCGCCGGGACGCCGGCGCGCGCCGGGCGCCGCGGACACGGCTCGAGGGCTGGCGTGGCTGGGCCGCGAGCGGGGGAGCCAGCCTGGCCGTGGGCCTCGGCTTCGTCCTTCCGGTGGCCCGGCTCCTGACGTGGATCCCGGGGCGGGCCGCCTACGACCCCCGGTACCCACAGTTCCTGGGCAACACGCTGGCGGTGGCCGGCGTCACCGCCCTGGTGGCGGTGGCGGCCGCCGTCGTCGTCGCGTATGGCGTCCGCCTCAGCCGGGGTCGCCTCGTCGAGGCCCTCGCCCGCGTGGCCAGCATGGGCTACGCGCTGCCGGGGTCGGTCGTCGCGGTCGGGGTGCTGGCCCTCCTGGCCCGACTCGACCGGGCGCTCGAGGGCCCGCTGCAGGCCGTCGGAAGCGCCGCCGGGCTCTGGCTCACCGGCTCGGTCGTCGGCCTCGTCTTCGCCTACGTGGTGCGATTCCTGGCCGTGAGCTGCCAGACCGTCGAGGCCAGTCTGGTCGGCATCACGCCCGGCATGGACATGGCCGCCCGCTCGCTCGGGGTCCCGCCCTGGGGGGTGCTCCGGCGGGTCCACATCCCCTTGCTCCGGCCCGGCCTCTTCACCGCCGGCCTGCTGGTCTTCGTCGACGTGATGAAGGAGATGCCGGCGACGCTCCTGCTCCGGCCGCTCGGCTACGAGACCCTGGCCGTGCGGGTCTGGCAATTCACCTCCGAGTCCTTGTGGGAGGCGGCGGCGGCCCCGGCCCTGACCATCGTGGCGGCGGGGATCCTGCCGGTCATCGTCCTCGTGCGGAGCAGCGCGCGCGTCCTCCCCCGGGTGAGACGCGACCCGGCCGGGCGAGTCTCTTCGGAGGGGGCCCCCTCGGTCAGGTGAGGATTTCGGGGTTCACCGGGTTTGGCGGGCGCGTCCCCTCGAGCACCGCCAGGCAGTTCTCGACCGCCATCATCGCCATCTTCGTCCGTGTCTCGCGGGAGGCCGAGGCGATGTGGGGCGCCAGCACCGCGTTCGGGCACTCGAGGAGCCCGGCGTGGACCGTCGGCTCCTCCTCGTAGACGTCGAGCCCGGCGCCCGCGATCCAGCCTTCCTTCAGGGCCCGGACGAGGGCGGCCTCGTGGACCACCGGGCCCCGGGAGGCGTTGATGAGGAAGGCGGTCGGCTTCATCCGGCGAAGCTCGGGTTCGCCGATGTAATGGTGCGTCTCGGCCAGAAGCGGCACGTGCAAGGTGACGAAGTCGGCCTCGCGCAGGACGGTGGCCTTGTCCTGGTACACGACGCCGAGGTCGCGCTCGGCGGCGGGGTCGCGGACGGCGTCGTGGTAGAGGAGTCGCATGGCAAAGCCCTGGGCTCGCCGGGCGACCGCGCGCCCGATGCGCCCGAGTCCCAGGATGCCGAGGGTCTTGCCGTGCACGTCCCCGCCGAGCAGGAGCATCAGCCCCCACTCGGTGAACTTGCCGGCGCGCGTGTAGGCGTCGCCCTCGGCCACGCGGCGCGCGGTGGCGAGGAGGAGGGCCCAGGTGAAATCGGCGGTCGTCTCCGTCAGGACCCCCGGGGTGTTGGTGACCACGACCCGGCGGCGGCTGGCGGCGGGCACGTCGATGTTGTTGTATCCGACGGCCACGTTGGCCACGACCCGGAGGCGTCCGGCGCGGGCCAGCAGGGGCTCGTCGATCGTGTCGGTCAAGAGGCAGACCAGCCCCTCGGCATCGCGAATCTCCCGCCCGAGCTCGTCCGGACTGAGCCGCCGATCCTCCGGGTTGAGGCGCACGGTGGCGCGGGACCGCGCCAGGTCGAGCGCATCCTGGGGGAGGTGTCGGGAAATGAACATCGTGCCGGGCATGGGCCGCCTCCCGCGGAGTCGATCAGGGCGATAACATACGGGAATATCGGGCTAAATCACTCGGGAGACCGGCGCAGACCACCCAGGGCCGCAGCCCTCGATTTTTGGGGTTGACCGGGCTCCGCGGTGCCGCTATATTAGCACTCGTCTCTGATGAGTGCTAGTAAATAGGATGAGGGT
This window harbors:
- a CDS encoding D-glycerate dehydrogenase, whose product is MPGTMFISRHLPQDALDLARSRATVRLNPEDRRLSPDELGREIRDAEGLVCLLTDTIDEPLLARAGRLRVVANVAVGYNNIDVPAASRRRVVVTNTPGVLTETTADFTWALLLATARRVAEGDAYTRAGKFTEWGLMLLLGGDVHGKTLGILGLGRIGRAVARRAQGFAMRLLYHDAVRDPAAERDLGVVYQDKATVLREADFVTLHVPLLAETHHYIGEPELRRMKPTAFLINASRGPVVHEAALVRALKEGWIAGAGLDVYEEEPTVHAGLLECPNAVLAPHIASASRETRTKMAMMAVENCLAVLEGTRPPNPVNPEILT
- a CDS encoding ABC transporter ATP-binding protein encodes the protein MSLLRLRDVSKRFASTDPPAVDGLSLAVEPGEILVLLGPSGCGKTTTLRLIAGFESPDRGVIEIRGQRMAGGGTTVAPEARGVGIVFQDYALFPHLTVADNVVFGLGRFERAARLRRVAEVLETVGLAELARRFPHELSGGQQQRVALARALAPAPALILLDEPFSNLDTDLRASMREEIEKILRMTGTTAVFVTHDQQEAFTLADRVGVLHAGHLEQLDVPYEVYHHPATRFVAEFVGSADFLRCMVKEEGIVSEIGTFQNPDRHPPGLPVDIMIRPDDIDFIPHPEGDVVVIGRQFHGSENLYRLRLPSGARVHSVQPSTTIYPPGTRVRLVASLIHVVAFPLADI
- a CDS encoding iron ABC transporter permease, giving the protein MTPAARAPAVWATPGRWARDIWPWAAGVVALLVAAPVLVVCFSLTRPSPDVWRHLWETQLLELVGNTAALVIGVGLGVAVLGTTLAWLVTMYRFPGRAVLEWLLILPLAMPAYVFGFVVLAIFDYTGPVQRALRALLGPRLALPDPASYGCLVLVMTLVLYPYVYLLARAAFLGQSEATLEAARALGVSRRAVFWRVALPLARPAIVAGVTLALMEALADFGTVAIFNYSTFTVAIYRVWFGLFNRHAATELASVLVLFTLGLSLAERALRGGARFDRRDAGARRAPRTRLEGWRGWAASGGASLAVGLGFVLPVARLLTWIPGRAAYDPRYPQFLGNTLAVAGVTALVAVAAAVVVAYGVRLSRGRLVEALARVASMGYALPGSVVAVGVLALLARLDRALEGPLQAVGSAAGLWLTGSVVGLVFAYVVRFLAVSCQTVEASLVGITPGMDMAARSLGVPPWGVLRRVHIPLLRPGLFTAGLLVFVDVMKEMPATLLLRPLGYETLAVRVWQFTSESLWEAAAAPALTIVAAGILPVIVLVRSSARVLPRVRRDPAGRVSSEGAPSVR
- a CDS encoding extracellular solute-binding protein — its product is MRQDGSTRARWAAGVLGAVAVLALLPGPAYAAGAAEGREVVVYTARIEQLIKPMFDAFTAKTGIKVRLFSASEAELFERLKAEGANTPADVLMTVDVGNLWLAQQAGLLQGFQSPIIDKNIPPHLRAKGNDWVGLSVRARTIAYSTERVKPEELSTYEALGDARWRGRLCLRTSKKVYNQSMVATMIKTLGEKRTEDVLRGWMANEPRIFSSDAKLLEAIAAGQCDVGLVNTYYLAQIKAKDQAFPVALFWPNQKDRGVHVNISGAGVTRFAKHMVPAIRLIEFLSSDDAQNLYADVNYEYPANPAVRPNALLTAWGSFKADQVDVAAAGEFQSAAVRLMDRVGWK
- a CDS encoding metal-dependent transcriptional regulator; protein product: MPNTRRPSSPNDRVRAAESTASVQDYLGAIYDLMGSGHVVIGARLAKHMRVSAPAVTEALQRMARAGYIRLSAGKEISLTRKGKTLAEVMARRHRLLERWLTDILGLNWAEAHEEAHRLEHALSPRVEERLAALLGMPSTCPHGNPIPGMPSPAPTHPFPLDQAREGTTVVVERITEEAEADRRLLEHLWKHEVKPGARLHIEEVAPWAGTITAAGGSTRIVLGLAAASKIWVYLPTR
- a CDS encoding DEAD/DEAH box helicase; its protein translation is MAGLPEPQADLAALLDRLVGEAGDAVTAVRRFPSRPATPVPIPDNPEVVDPRLADALRARGIEALYSHQAHALALLHKGGHCVVVTPTASGKTLCYNLPVLQALLTDPAARALYLFPTKALAQDQLAELEELARALPELRIHTYDGDTPQDARRAVRARANLVLTNPDMLHSGILPHHTKWVALFQNLRYVIIDELHTYRGVFGSHLANLLRRLHRVCRHYGSAPQFICASATIANPQELAERLVGQPVTAVTDNGAPAGQKVLVFYNPPVVNPELGIRRPYLKEAARLATPFLRERIATIVFAGSRLAQEVLLTTLKAAVERPPAVSNVIRGYRGGYLPGRRREVERGLREGEVLGVVSTNALELGIDIGRLDVAVLAGYPGTIASTWQQAGRAGRRSGLSAAVLVASSSPLDQFMVTHPDYFFGASPEHGLINPDNPYILVSHLKCAAFELPFVDGEPFGDQDVAPYLRLLSEAGVLHAAGGRWHWTSESYPADHLSLRAIGSDNFVVIDTTHRELTEARGARQLTRKRQVIAEVDWKSAFGMIHPKAIYLVESEQYEVQELHFREDEEKVAYVKRVAVDYFTDAVTAKGVWALDRFRDARTGAGQVEQGELLVAEQVVGFKKIKFDTMENVGAGVVELPQQEMQTAGLWLTIPPETLAAVSRDRDALVDGLRGLTHLLHHLAPLFLMCDVRDLGSWLGDAPPAATSPRDGRTPAVLTAQGTRARLLAGERFEPTVYLYDHHPGGVGLTERLFELLAPLVARARETLAACPCRAGCPSCVGPVNEVGRQAKPVAAALVDRLLD
- a CDS encoding ribonuclease H-like domain-containing protein, producing the protein MLRRLETRPPAPRPAAPPRALPLDPIETPHGVALCRVEEVALPPGVARAIEPAAGTVFLDTETTGLAGGTGTYVFLVGLGTWTRAGFRVTQYFLGDLGAEAAFLAAVRAALADARQLVTFNGRTFDLPLLETRYLLSRAPWWGAEIPHLDLYPMARALWRAHVADCRLTTLEAALLDLDRGDDLPGAMMPELYFRYLRSRDTRPLPRIFAHNRWDLLALAALAARADALLAGPDPRHDPLEWLGAARWLERRDPERSVAFYEAALGAGLPPDTRARAAWRLGRLWRRAGRRAEALALWAGIAAATEDAPLGLLVDLAKLQEHVARDFAAALRLTRRALDRIDASDLDAVGELVGGALGHRARRLERRLRGRVLAGLVPTAERP